A portion of the Verrucomicrobiota bacterium genome contains these proteins:
- a CDS encoding DNA-binding protein: protein MDNVIVTRELQVERKHFFIEFRENERGRFMRITEEAHGRRNTIIIPSTGLDDFMSAAGEVIQSAERVPAAS from the coding sequence ATGGACAACGTAATTGTCACGCGCGAGTTGCAGGTCGAACGCAAGCATTTTTTCATCGAATTTCGAGAGAACGAAAGGGGCCGCTTTATGCGGATCACCGAAGAAGCGCACGGACGGCGGAACACGATCATTATTCCCAGCACCGGGCTGGATGATTTCATGTCGGCGGCTGGTGAGGTTATCCAGTCGGCGGAAAGGGTTCCGGCCGCTTCGTAA
- the rnr gene encoding ribonuclease R, protein MARDPEPLEARLLHLLMQPKYQPLAKTDLAKKLRVPVEERSAFRKLLQRLEAEGRIARIRKERYVLPGDADLFTGVLQANPQGFGYILNETGDGLGDVYVSADNMGTAMHGDRVVARIIRDDSGELPTLRRRAARSGRIIRILERANETVVGTLQQSRHFFYVVPDNPALVHDIYVRLDGMAKPPSVNDKVVVRLDPWEHRHVNPEGQIVEVLGPAGAPGVDILSIIRKHDLPTEFPADVLREAERIAFDLPEREREHREGLQSLPVFTIDPVDARDFDDAIHVVPHGSGWEVGIHIADVSFFVRPHSALDREARRRGNSVYFPDRVLPMLPERLSNGVCSLRPDEEHLTKSVFVNFDRHFRPQNVRFAATIISSHRRFTYEDASRLLREPDGDAFSGHLALAWSIASRLRKQRFREGALDLEMPEVRVRVNARGEPIAVEREVYDESHQLIEEFMLLANEMVARATRERLLPSAYRIHEDPDPAKLEEYRELVKFYGIPVGDLTHRREVQRLLDRIAERPEAAALRVGLLRSLRKAAYSPEPLGHYGLAKADYTHFTSPIRRYADLIVHRAFNALIQAPGWKSQVPNSRQLPDVCEHISNTERVAADAEREAVRLKKLEYLQKLLRTPHRFPAIVTDVRNYGLIVELPDLLVTGLVHLSSLDDDFFSFDAARRQLIGRRTRMTFRTGDRLEVRVSRVDAFKQQVDFALLSKAPAPKGGRRSGPAHRE, encoded by the coding sequence ATGGCGCGCGACCCGGAACCCCTTGAAGCACGGCTCCTGCATCTGCTGATGCAGCCCAAGTACCAGCCGTTGGCCAAGACCGATCTGGCGAAGAAGCTGCGGGTGCCCGTGGAGGAACGGTCCGCCTTTCGCAAGCTGCTGCAGCGTCTGGAAGCCGAGGGCCGGATCGCGCGGATCCGGAAAGAGCGGTACGTTCTGCCCGGCGATGCCGACCTGTTTACCGGCGTGCTGCAGGCAAACCCCCAGGGCTTCGGTTATATCCTGAATGAAACCGGCGACGGTCTGGGCGACGTCTACGTCTCCGCCGACAACATGGGGACGGCCATGCACGGCGACCGCGTCGTCGCGCGCATCATCCGGGATGATTCCGGGGAACTGCCGACCCTTCGCCGGCGCGCCGCCCGTTCGGGCCGGATCATCCGGATATTGGAACGGGCGAACGAAACGGTAGTCGGTACCCTGCAGCAATCCCGGCACTTTTTTTACGTCGTGCCGGACAACCCGGCATTGGTCCACGACATCTACGTCCGGTTGGACGGGATGGCCAAGCCGCCGTCAGTGAACGACAAGGTTGTGGTCCGGCTGGATCCCTGGGAGCACCGCCACGTCAACCCCGAGGGACAAATCGTTGAAGTGCTCGGCCCGGCCGGGGCGCCCGGGGTCGATATCCTTTCGATCATCCGGAAACACGATCTGCCGACGGAATTTCCGGCGGACGTGCTTCGCGAAGCCGAGCGGATAGCCTTTGACTTGCCCGAGCGGGAAAGGGAGCACCGCGAAGGTCTGCAGTCGTTGCCGGTGTTCACGATCGACCCCGTGGATGCGCGGGACTTTGACGACGCGATCCACGTGGTGCCGCACGGCAGCGGCTGGGAGGTCGGGATTCACATCGCTGACGTCTCGTTTTTTGTGCGGCCCCATTCGGCGCTCGATCGCGAGGCCCGGCGCCGCGGCAACAGCGTGTATTTCCCCGATCGCGTCCTGCCGATGTTGCCGGAACGGCTTTCCAATGGCGTCTGCAGCCTGCGTCCGGATGAAGAGCACCTCACCAAGAGCGTGTTCGTAAATTTCGATCGGCATTTCCGGCCCCAGAACGTACGGTTCGCCGCGACGATCATCTCCAGTCACCGCCGGTTTACGTATGAGGACGCGAGCCGCTTGCTGCGGGAACCTGACGGGGATGCCTTTTCCGGGCATTTGGCGCTGGCCTGGAGCATTGCTTCCCGGTTGCGAAAACAACGGTTTCGGGAGGGAGCGCTCGATTTGGAAATGCCGGAGGTTCGGGTTCGGGTGAACGCGCGGGGCGAACCGATCGCCGTGGAGCGGGAGGTGTACGACGAATCGCACCAACTCATCGAGGAATTCATGCTGCTGGCCAACGAGATGGTGGCCCGCGCAACCAGGGAACGGCTCCTGCCGTCTGCCTACCGGATCCACGAGGATCCGGACCCGGCGAAGCTGGAGGAGTACCGGGAGTTAGTGAAGTTTTACGGCATTCCGGTAGGCGACCTTACCCACCGGCGCGAAGTCCAGCGTCTGCTCGACCGGATTGCCGAGCGTCCGGAAGCGGCGGCGCTGCGGGTGGGGTTACTCCGCAGTTTGCGCAAGGCGGCGTATTCGCCGGAGCCGCTGGGGCATTACGGTTTGGCCAAGGCCGATTACACCCACTTCACCAGCCCGATCCGGCGGTATGCCGACCTGATTGTCCACCGGGCTTTCAACGCGCTGATCCAGGCGCCGGGATGGAAGTCGCAAGTGCCGAACTCGCGCCAGCTTCCCGACGTTTGCGAGCACATTTCAAATACCGAACGGGTTGCGGCAGACGCGGAACGCGAGGCCGTCCGGCTCAAAAAGCTGGAGTACCTCCAGAAGCTGCTGCGTACGCCCCACCGTTTTCCGGCCATCGTCACCGACGTGCGCAACTACGGTCTGATCGTCGAACTCCCGGACCTGCTGGTGACCGGCCTGGTTCACCTTTCCAGCCTCGACGACGACTTCTTCAGCTTCGACGCCGCCCGGCGCCAACTCATCGGGCGGCGCACCCGGATGACCTTCCGGACGGGTGATCGCCTCGAGGTACGGGTTAGCCGCGTTGACGCATTTAAACAACAGGTCGACTTTGCATTGCTCAGCAAAGCGCCCGCCCCAAAGGGTGGGCGGCGGTCCGGACCGGCGCACCGCGAATAG
- a CDS encoding type I restriction endonuclease subunit R, with product MPTTDTSERGLESLIIRHMTGTDGLFADNGAEAVQEAPAALPGGTGWIAGRSSDYDRTHALDAVQLFMFLAATQPEEVKKLGITSYTDSKNPARLKFLARVQSEITRRGVIDVLRHGIKHGPVAVDLFYGMPSPGNTKAEARHAANRFSVTRQLRYSLDQSRWALDLCLFINGLPVATFELKNSLTKQTVEDAVEQYRRDRDPRELLFQFGRSVVHFAVDDQEVRMCTDLRGKGSWFLPHNQGWNDGAGNPPNPDGLKTDYLWKCLLTPRSLTDILENYAQVIEEKNEKTGKKKWKQVFPRFHQLDVVRRLLADVTEHGAGRRYLIQHSAGSGKSNSIAWLAHQLIGARKDGKEVFNSIIVVTDRRILDQQIEATIKQFAQVGATVGHAGHSGDLRKYIEGGKKIIISTVQKFPFILDEIGDEHRGRTFAIIIDEAHSSQGGKTSTAMSEALTDPEDTVNDALQERMEARKMLTNASYFAFTATPKNKTLEIFGEPEPTTDGKVRRRPFHSYTMKQAIQEGFILDVLKSYTPVNSYYKLVKTVESDPEFDTKKANKELRRYVESHDHAIRLKAEVMVDHFHEQVLALNKIGGQARAMVVCSGIERAIQYLYAIRGYLQERKSLYQAIIAFSGEPEFKGVKVTEASLNGFPSSAIADRIQEDPYRFLICADKFQTGYDEPLLHTMYVDKSLAGIKAVQTLSRLNRAHPQKHDVFVLDFLNDVDTITKAFSDYYRTTVLSEETDPNKLHDLKAALDGYQLYAPDEINAFVAFYLENAVRDKLDPILDRCVAVYKEQLDEDGQVDFKGKAKAFVRTYDFLASILPYTTADWEKLSIFLNFLVPKLPAPKEEDLSKGILESIDMDSYRAEKKAAMRILLPDEGAEIEPVPTSGGGRKAEVELDRLSNILKTFNDQFGTLFTDADRVAKPIKEDIAPKVAGDQAYQNAKKNTPSTARLEHDKALERVVVALLKDDTELYKQFFQNQSFRRFLTDTVHTLTSA from the coding sequence ATGCCCACAACCGATACCTCTGAGCGGGGCCTGGAGAGCCTCATCATCCGCCACATGACTGGAACGGATGGGCTTTTCGCTGACAACGGCGCTGAAGCGGTGCAGGAGGCACCTGCAGCGTTACCGGGTGGCACCGGCTGGATTGCAGGCCGGAGCAGCGATTACGACCGGACCCACGCGCTCGACGCGGTGCAACTCTTTATGTTCCTCGCGGCGACCCAGCCTGAAGAAGTCAAGAAGCTGGGGATCACCAGCTACACCGACTCAAAGAACCCCGCACGCCTCAAGTTCCTCGCGCGCGTGCAGTCGGAAATCACCAGGCGCGGCGTGATCGACGTCCTGCGGCACGGCATCAAGCACGGGCCAGTGGCGGTCGATCTGTTTTACGGGATGCCCTCGCCGGGGAACACCAAAGCCGAGGCGCGGCACGCGGCGAACCGTTTCAGCGTGACCAGGCAGCTCCGTTACAGCCTCGACCAAAGCCGGTGGGCCTTGGACCTGTGTTTGTTCATAAACGGCCTGCCGGTGGCTACTTTTGAGCTGAAGAACAGCCTGACCAAGCAGACGGTGGAAGATGCCGTTGAGCAATACCGGCGCGATCGTGACCCTCGCGAACTGCTCTTTCAGTTTGGGCGCTCCGTGGTGCATTTTGCGGTGGATGACCAGGAGGTGCGCATGTGTACCGACCTGAGGGGTAAAGGCTCCTGGTTTTTGCCGCATAACCAGGGCTGGAACGACGGCGCCGGTAACCCGCCGAACCCGGACGGGCTAAAGACGGATTACCTCTGGAAATGCCTCCTCACGCCGCGGAGTCTGACGGACATTCTCGAAAACTACGCTCAGGTCATCGAGGAAAAGAACGAAAAGACCGGCAAGAAGAAATGGAAGCAGGTTTTTCCGCGTTTCCATCAACTCGACGTCGTCCGGCGGCTTCTGGCCGACGTGACCGAGCACGGTGCCGGCCGCCGCTACCTCATCCAGCATTCGGCCGGCAGCGGCAAATCGAATTCTATTGCCTGGCTGGCGCATCAGCTCATCGGTGCGCGCAAGGATGGGAAAGAAGTCTTCAATTCGATCATCGTCGTGACCGACCGGCGCATCCTTGACCAGCAGATCGAGGCCACAATCAAGCAGTTCGCTCAGGTGGGTGCGACTGTCGGTCACGCAGGGCATTCGGGCGACTTGCGAAAGTACATTGAGGGCGGGAAGAAGATCATCATTTCTACAGTCCAGAAGTTCCCGTTTATACTCGACGAGATCGGCGACGAACACCGAGGCCGCACCTTCGCGATCATCATCGACGAGGCGCATTCCAGCCAGGGCGGTAAAACCTCCACGGCGATGAGTGAGGCCCTCACCGACCCGGAGGACACGGTCAACGACGCGCTTCAAGAGCGCATGGAGGCGCGAAAGATGCTGACGAACGCCAGCTATTTTGCGTTTACCGCGACCCCGAAGAACAAAACGCTCGAAATCTTCGGCGAGCCCGAGCCCACCACTGACGGCAAGGTGCGGCGCCGGCCGTTCCACAGCTACACCATGAAACAGGCCATCCAGGAAGGATTCATCCTGGACGTACTCAAGAGCTATACCCCGGTCAACAGCTATTACAAGCTGGTGAAAACGGTCGAGAGCGACCCGGAGTTTGACACCAAAAAGGCAAATAAGGAGCTGCGCCGCTACGTCGAAAGCCACGATCACGCCATCCGGCTGAAGGCCGAGGTCATGGTCGACCACTTCCACGAACAGGTGCTCGCCTTAAACAAGATCGGCGGCCAAGCACGGGCAATGGTGGTTTGCAGCGGTATCGAACGGGCGATCCAATATTTGTATGCGATCCGCGGTTACCTCCAGGAGCGGAAGAGTCTGTATCAGGCAATCATCGCCTTTTCCGGCGAGCCCGAATTCAAGGGAGTAAAGGTCACCGAAGCCTCGCTGAACGGTTTTCCGAGCTCAGCAATCGCTGACCGGATCCAGGAGGATCCGTATCGGTTCCTGATCTGCGCGGATAAGTTCCAGACCGGTTATGATGAGCCGCTTTTGCACACCATGTACGTGGACAAGTCCCTGGCCGGCATTAAAGCCGTGCAGACGCTCTCACGCCTGAACCGGGCGCATCCACAGAAGCACGACGTGTTTGTCCTCGATTTCCTGAACGACGTTGACACGATCACCAAGGCGTTCTCCGATTATTACCGAACCACGGTCCTCAGCGAGGAAACGGATCCCAACAAACTGCACGACCTCAAGGCGGCGCTGGACGGTTACCAACTCTACGCACCCGACGAGATCAACGCGTTTGTGGCGTTTTACCTCGAGAATGCGGTACGTGATAAACTCGACCCGATCCTCGACCGGTGCGTTGCCGTTTATAAAGAGCAACTGGACGAGGATGGCCAGGTCGATTTCAAAGGCAAAGCCAAGGCGTTCGTCCGCACCTATGACTTCCTGGCCTCGATCCTGCCGTATACGACTGCCGACTGGGAAAAGCTTTCGATTTTCCTGAATTTCCTGGTTCCGAAGCTGCCCGCCCCGAAAGAAGAAGACTTGTCCAAAGGCATCTTGGAGTCCATCGACATGGACAGCTACCGCGCCGAAAAGAAGGCTGCGATGAGAATCCTGCTGCCCGACGAGGGTGCCGAGATCGAACCGGTGCCGACGAGCGGCGGCGGGCGTAAGGCCGAGGTGGAGCTGGATCGCCTGAGCAACATCCTTAAGACGTTCAATGACCAGTTCGGGACCCTGTTTACGGACGCTGACCGGGTTGCCAAGCCGATCAAAGAAGACATTGCGCCCAAAGTTGCCGGCGACCAGGCGTACCAGAACGCCAAGAAGAACACGCCGAGCACGGCGCGCTTGGAGCACGACAAGGCGCTTGAACGAGTGGTTGTGGCGCTGCTTAAGGATGACACGGAACTTTACAAACAGTTTTTTCAGAACCAATCATTTCGCCGCTTCCTGACCGACACGGTCCATACGCTCACAAGCGCGTAA